In Edaphobacter dinghuensis, one genomic interval encodes:
- a CDS encoding TIGR03013 family XrtA/PEP-CTERM system glycosyltransferase translates to MIRLFNVYYPTRTIVLLLCEALIIGGCFLLATALIAGPDTYLVLNFEYGWVKIAALIILTLLISYYFDLYEPQRISESWEIYFRLLLVLGFLSFLLSGIIYLFPAVDIAHSALLLGLVFLTIALVVWRGIYEWLIGRDAFRERVYVLGAGERAQMVVNLLRNRKDAGMEVVGCDGFTDDKAERQQVFGAALADMDGSKHHIDRVVVALEDRRGTLPMRELLKLRFNGVVIEEAGALLERLTGKLYLDGLRPSNFIYSEGFRVKPSQQIARRIVSTLTAAIGLLLFLPFFPFVVLLVRMSSPGPIFFRQTRVGMGGRNFSVYKFRTMRTDAEAAGAKWATKNDPRVTRVGMFMRKTRLDEVPQLWNVLRGDMGFVGPRPERPEFVPWLSEQIPYFDLRHMIRPGLTGWAQVRYGYGATLAQSREKLEFDLYYIKHMTLGLDLLIMFETVKTIIRRQGAQ, encoded by the coding sequence ATGATTCGCCTATTCAACGTGTACTACCCGACGCGTACCATTGTTCTGCTGTTGTGCGAGGCGTTGATTATTGGTGGTTGCTTCCTGTTGGCGACTGCCCTGATCGCCGGGCCGGACACCTACCTCGTCCTCAACTTCGAATACGGTTGGGTCAAGATCGCTGCCCTCATCATTCTTACGCTTCTGATCTCCTACTATTTCGATCTCTACGAGCCACAGCGCATCTCCGAAAGCTGGGAGATCTATTTCCGACTCCTGCTCGTCCTCGGCTTTCTCTCTTTCCTTCTCTCCGGCATCATCTACCTTTTTCCTGCCGTCGACATTGCCCACTCTGCTCTTCTGCTCGGTCTTGTCTTTCTGACCATCGCGCTGGTGGTATGGCGCGGTATCTATGAGTGGCTCATCGGCAGGGATGCCTTTCGTGAAAGGGTCTACGTCCTCGGAGCGGGCGAACGCGCCCAGATGGTCGTCAATCTTCTGCGTAATCGCAAAGACGCCGGAATGGAAGTCGTTGGCTGCGACGGTTTTACTGACGACAAGGCAGAGAGGCAGCAGGTCTTCGGTGCTGCCTTGGCTGATATGGACGGCTCGAAGCATCACATCGACCGGGTAGTGGTCGCGCTCGAGGATCGTCGCGGCACTCTCCCGATGCGTGAGCTGCTCAAGCTGCGCTTCAACGGCGTCGTCATTGAAGAGGCCGGCGCGCTGCTGGAGCGGTTGACCGGCAAGCTCTACCTCGATGGCCTGCGTCCCAGCAACTTTATCTACAGTGAAGGCTTTCGCGTAAAGCCCTCACAGCAGATCGCCCGCCGTATCGTCTCTACCCTGACCGCGGCCATCGGTCTGCTTCTCTTTCTTCCGTTCTTTCCCTTCGTCGTTCTGCTGGTTCGCATGTCGTCGCCCGGCCCTATCTTTTTCCGACAGACGCGCGTCGGCATGGGCGGCCGCAACTTCTCCGTCTACAAATTCCGCACCATGCGCACCGACGCCGAAGCCGCAGGCGCCAAGTGGGCCACCAAGAACGATCCTCGTGTTACCCGCGTAGGCATGTTCATGCGCAAGACCCGGCTCGACGAGGTTCCCCAGCTCTGGAACGTTCTGCGCGGTGACATGGGCTTCGTAGGGCCCCGCCCCGAGCGGCCCGAGTTCGTGCCCTGGCTCTCCGAACAGATTCCTTACTTCGATCTCCGCCACATGATCCGCCCCGGTCTCACCGGCTGGGCGCAGGTCCGATATGGCTACGGAGCCACGCTGGCACAGAGTCGCGAAAAGTTGGAGTTTGATCTCTACTACATCAAGCACATGACGCTCGGCCTTGACCTGCTCATCATGTTCGAGACGGTCAAGACCATCATCCGCCGCCAGGGCGCTCAATAG
- a CDS encoding carboxymuconolactone decarboxylase family protein, with translation MEQRFNYFKAAPDAYRAMSGLESYLHGCGLEEGLLHLVKLRASQINGCAFCLDMHWKDLRALDEEEQRLYSLDAWRECPWYSDRERAALAWTEALTLITQGHVPDAVYEETRKQFNEKELTDLSIAITTINAWNRLSIAARTTPGTYKVGAYKSHTQ, from the coding sequence ATGGAACAGCGCTTTAACTACTTCAAGGCAGCACCCGATGCTTATCGGGCGATGAGCGGGCTGGAATCTTATCTGCACGGGTGTGGGCTCGAGGAAGGTCTGTTGCATCTGGTCAAGCTGCGGGCATCGCAGATTAACGGCTGTGCGTTCTGCCTTGACATGCACTGGAAGGACCTGCGCGCGCTGGACGAAGAGGAGCAGCGGCTGTACTCGTTGGATGCCTGGCGGGAGTGCCCATGGTACAGCGATCGCGAGCGGGCAGCGCTGGCCTGGACCGAGGCGCTGACGCTGATCACGCAAGGCCATGTTCCCGATGCAGTGTATGAAGAGACGCGTAAGCAGTTCAATGAGAAAGAACTGACCGATCTCAGCATCGCCATTACGACGATCAATGCGTGGAACCGGCTTAGTATTGCCGCGCGGACGACTCCGGGAACGTATAAGGTTGGGGCCTATAAGTCTCACACGCAGTAG
- a CDS encoding MarC family protein, with protein MILDAHSMSLAVLERSAYVRFSVLALSSIFFLVDPFAALPTFLAVTAGANKQRRRRMAWKASLTALVFLSAFAIAGQYIFRMFGITLPAFEIAGGIILLLIGLDMLEAKRSPTQESSEDTTEAAAKDDAGIVPLGIPMLAGPGAITSVMVLVGQAQTRWQMAAILISIFITAAICYLVLGNSDKVARALGDTGIRILVRIMGLLLVALAVQYFVNGMVDLGVIAKP; from the coding sequence GTGATTCTTGACGCCCATTCGATGAGCCTGGCGGTGCTGGAGCGATCGGCGTACGTGCGGTTCTCCGTGCTGGCGCTAAGCTCCATTTTCTTCCTCGTAGACCCATTTGCCGCGCTGCCGACGTTTCTGGCGGTCACGGCGGGGGCGAATAAACAGCGGCGTCGGAGGATGGCCTGGAAGGCTTCGCTGACGGCTCTGGTGTTTCTGTCGGCATTTGCGATTGCGGGACAGTACATCTTCAGGATGTTCGGGATTACGCTGCCGGCGTTCGAAATCGCGGGCGGCATTATCCTGCTTTTGATCGGACTGGACATGCTGGAGGCGAAGCGGTCGCCGACGCAGGAGTCCAGCGAGGATACGACGGAGGCGGCAGCGAAGGACGATGCCGGAATTGTTCCGTTGGGAATTCCCATGCTGGCCGGGCCGGGTGCGATCACCAGCGTCATGGTGCTGGTAGGCCAGGCGCAGACGCGGTGGCAGATGGCGGCAATCCTGATTTCGATCTTCATTACGGCAGCGATTTGCTACCTCGTACTGGGCAACTCCGACAAGGTGGCCCGAGCACTGGGAGATACCGGAATCAGGATTTTGGTGCGCATCATGGGACTGCTGCTGGTGGCGCTGGCGGTTCAGTATTTCGTGAACGGCATGGTGGACCTGGGCGTGATTGCGAAACCCTAG
- a CDS encoding branched-chain amino acid transaminase yields MALQTTNNIWHNGNLIPWDKAQIHVMSHVVHYGSSVFEGIRCYTQPGNGSAMGTAGVFRLQEHMQRLLDSAKIYRMPVPYTVDQLCSAVVDVVEANGIAPCYIRPIAFRGYGEIGVNPLKSPVEVYIANFPWGKYVPGNEGADVCVSSWSRLAPNTMPSLAKAGANYMNSQLIRMEAEVNGYSEGIALDVNGYLSEGSGENLFIVRGGVLYTTPLANSVLSGITRASVITLAKQLGIEVVEQALPREMLYIADEAFFTGTAAEVTHLRSVDRILVGDGTMGPITSALHEEFFAIVNGLKPDRHNWLTPVNVKVAEPVGA; encoded by the coding sequence ATGGCCCTTCAGACCACCAACAATATCTGGCACAACGGCAATCTCATTCCATGGGACAAAGCCCAGATTCACGTCATGTCCCATGTCGTCCACTACGGGTCTTCGGTCTTCGAAGGCATCCGCTGTTATACGCAGCCCGGCAACGGCTCGGCTATGGGCACCGCCGGCGTCTTCCGCCTGCAGGAGCACATGCAGCGCCTGCTCGACTCCGCCAAGATCTATCGCATGCCCGTGCCCTATACCGTCGATCAGCTTTGCTCCGCCGTCGTCGATGTCGTCGAGGCCAATGGCATTGCCCCCTGCTACATCCGCCCCATCGCCTTCCGCGGCTATGGCGAGATCGGCGTCAATCCCCTCAAGTCTCCCGTCGAGGTCTACATCGCCAACTTCCCCTGGGGTAAATATGTTCCCGGCAACGAAGGCGCCGACGTCTGCGTCTCCAGTTGGAGCCGCCTCGCACCTAACACCATGCCTTCGCTGGCAAAGGCCGGCGCCAACTACATGAACTCGCAGCTCATCCGCATGGAGGCCGAGGTCAACGGCTACTCCGAGGGCATCGCACTCGACGTCAATGGCTACCTCTCCGAGGGCTCTGGCGAGAACCTCTTCATCGTGCGCGGCGGCGTTCTCTACACCACGCCTCTTGCCAACTCAGTGCTCAGCGGCATCACCCGCGCGTCGGTCATCACGCTGGCCAAGCAGCTCGGCATCGAAGTGGTCGAGCAGGCCCTGCCCCGCGAGATGCTCTACATCGCCGACGAAGCCTTCTTCACCGGCACCGCAGCTGAGGTCACACATCTGCGCTCGGTCGACCGCATCCTGGTGGGCGACGGCACCATGGGCCCCATTACCAGTGCGCTGCATGAAGAGTTCTTCGCCATCGTCAACGGGCTCAAGCCCGACCGCCACAACTGGCTCACCCCGGTCAACGTCAAGGTCGCCGAGCCTGTCGGCGCGTAG
- a CDS encoding sigma-54-dependent transcriptional regulator, which translates to MSTSLSYPVSASKSTAKSRAQILILEPDLAVLDYLRSTLGGKYALSLFSEEHMLLDRLEHQEESDLLLLALHSNRDPLPLLTQIRCSKPHLPVIVLSGSSELRDIETVIRLGVKAIVMKPFVGCDVEATIEEHLASADRKTTADTPREIPLNETHSFVRSSKRMRDLESQAALVARADIPLLILGESGTGKEILALYTHMMSARSQHIFLKVNCAAVPAELLESELFGYEQGAFTGAIKTKPGKFEVCTGGTIFLDEIGEMPAILQAKLLQVLQDGTFSRLGSRAPMKVDVRVIAATNINMKEAMAQKTFREDLYYRLNGFTLSIPPLRERREEIPVLSEYFMRKGAKRYGRDELPFSPRLMNTLTEHAWPGNLRELENVVNRYLVLGDEKAILDELSPSSGNEQNSSGTAGEASSGAGLKALVRGLKGDAEATAIARVLEGTGWNRKAAASDLQISYKALLYKIKQYDLSPRSQA; encoded by the coding sequence ATGTCAACTTCGCTGTCTTACCCGGTCTCTGCCTCGAAGTCCACTGCGAAGTCGCGGGCCCAGATTCTCATTCTGGAACCGGACCTGGCGGTTCTTGACTATCTCCGTTCGACGCTTGGAGGAAAGTACGCCCTGAGCCTGTTCTCGGAAGAGCATATGCTGCTCGACCGGCTCGAACACCAGGAGGAGTCCGATCTTCTTCTGCTTGCGCTGCATAGCAATCGCGATCCGCTTCCGCTTCTGACCCAGATTCGCTGCAGCAAGCCGCATCTCCCTGTAATTGTGCTCTCCGGCTCGTCCGAGCTGCGCGACATCGAGACCGTCATTAGGTTGGGTGTTAAGGCTATCGTGATGAAGCCGTTTGTCGGCTGCGACGTCGAAGCGACGATCGAGGAGCATCTCGCCTCCGCCGATAGGAAGACGACGGCCGATACGCCTCGCGAGATCCCTCTGAACGAGACGCACTCCTTTGTGCGCTCCAGCAAGCGTATGCGCGATCTGGAGTCACAGGCCGCGCTGGTGGCCCGTGCCGATATTCCTCTGCTCATTCTTGGAGAGAGCGGCACAGGAAAAGAGATTCTTGCGCTCTACACGCACATGATGTCGGCCCGCAGCCAACATATCTTCCTCAAGGTCAATTGCGCCGCGGTCCCAGCCGAGCTGCTCGAGAGCGAGCTCTTCGGCTACGAGCAGGGCGCATTTACCGGTGCTATCAAAACGAAGCCGGGCAAGTTTGAAGTCTGCACAGGCGGAACGATCTTTCTCGACGAGATCGGGGAGATGCCTGCGATCTTGCAGGCTAAGTTATTGCAGGTATTGCAGGATGGGACTTTTTCGCGCTTGGGCAGCCGCGCTCCGATGAAGGTCGATGTGCGTGTAATCGCCGCAACCAATATCAATATGAAAGAGGCGATGGCGCAGAAGACGTTTCGAGAGGACCTGTACTATCGCCTGAACGGCTTTACCCTGAGTATCCCCCCGCTGCGTGAGCGCAGGGAGGAGATTCCTGTGCTCTCCGAGTACTTTATGCGCAAGGGAGCAAAGCGGTATGGGCGTGATGAGCTTCCCTTCTCGCCAAGGCTGATGAACACGCTGACCGAGCATGCGTGGCCCGGCAATCTGCGCGAGCTGGAGAACGTCGTCAACCGCTACCTGGTTCTGGGAGACGAGAAGGCAATCCTGGATGAGCTCTCCCCATCGAGCGGAAATGAGCAGAACTCCTCCGGCACTGCCGGGGAGGCATCGAGCGGAGCAGGACTCAAGGCTTTGGTGCGCGGCCTGAAAGGCGACGCGGAGGCGACGGCAATCGCCCGTGTGCTTGAGGGGACGGGTTGGAACCGGAAGGCCGCGGCCAGTGACCTTCAGATCAGCTACAAGGCGTTGCTTTACAAGATCAAGCAGTACGATCTCTCTCCACGGAGTCAGGCTTAG
- a CDS encoding DoxX family protein, producing the protein MKSEARYGWGGSGRWATVPLRLIVGYGFMEHGVAKLTKGPEAFATILHALGVPSSHLMASATILIELFGGLAILLGAFVTLASLPMAAVLIVAIFTVHLPYGFSSIKLIAVTAAGAKLGPPGYECDLLYLACLATLVLGGPGPWSIDGFLRNRRLPAAE; encoded by the coding sequence ATGAAGAGCGAAGCGAGGTACGGGTGGGGTGGTTCCGGAAGGTGGGCCACGGTGCCGCTGCGTCTGATCGTCGGCTACGGCTTCATGGAGCACGGAGTGGCCAAGCTGACTAAAGGCCCAGAGGCATTTGCCACAATACTGCACGCGCTTGGCGTGCCGTCATCGCACCTGATGGCGTCGGCCACGATTTTGATTGAACTGTTTGGTGGCCTGGCAATTCTGCTAGGTGCTTTTGTAACACTGGCGAGCCTGCCGATGGCCGCCGTTCTGATCGTGGCCATCTTTACCGTGCATCTTCCCTATGGATTCAGCTCGATCAAGCTGATAGCTGTGACTGCTGCGGGGGCAAAGCTCGGGCCGCCAGGATACGAGTGCGATCTTCTATACCTTGCTTGTCTGGCAACTCTTGTTCTGGGTGGCCCGGGACCGTGGTCGATTGACGGGTTCCTTAGAAACCGGCGATTGCCTGCTGCTGAGTAA
- a CDS encoding DUF6982 domain-containing protein → MAQRGDGEAANTHRIVVRYEDRAVRGFAEIDDLGSVEELLHSTQESPLESIRLRLQDSQTIEEVPTKDAKAVFFVKTFEGDLKHRALHFHGHAPVLEGLWVRVYFNDNEMIEGIVSNNSDFVLQNGFFLMPTDPNGNNKLVYVLKGGLKDFHVLGLRNPSKSLHKA, encoded by the coding sequence GTGGCACAACGAGGAGATGGAGAAGCAGCGAATACACACCGGATCGTGGTCCGGTACGAAGACCGTGCGGTGCGCGGTTTTGCAGAAATAGATGATCTGGGATCGGTGGAGGAACTTCTGCATAGCACGCAGGAGTCTCCCCTCGAGTCGATCCGTCTGCGTCTGCAGGACTCGCAGACGATCGAAGAGGTGCCGACCAAGGACGCCAAAGCGGTCTTTTTCGTCAAGACGTTTGAGGGGGATCTGAAGCATCGGGCACTCCACTTTCATGGGCATGCCCCCGTGCTTGAGGGCCTCTGGGTGCGTGTCTATTTCAACGACAATGAGATGATCGAGGGGATCGTCAGCAACAACTCCGACTTTGTGCTGCAGAACGGCTTCTTTTTGATGCCGACCGACCCGAACGGCAACAATAAGCTGGTCTACGTGTTGAAGGGCGGCCTCAAAGATTTTCACGTGCTGGGCCTGCGAAACCCCTCCAAGAGCCTTCACAAGGCTTAG
- a CDS encoding sigma-54 interaction domain-containing protein yields MIHHAESVAALNLPPLDIIFGRTAAMQAVRNKLERVAETDVPVLIQGESGTGKEVCVRLLHALSKRASGSLVKVSCPAIPHSLLETELFGYEKGAFTGAMSTKQGRVEQAHMGTLFLDEVGSLDLAVQAKLLQVLQDGTFTRVGGHDPRSITTRLVSAANCDLRNQVEDGTFRLDFLFRINAVTINLPPLRQRIADLPVLIDYFIEHYAKVFHHAPELLSKSAVRLMQNYHWPGNIRQLENLIRSYVLIGSEDALVAELMPETPRSGITTEIDLSEPISLKNITKKATQDLERQIILKVLQENSWNRQKTAKWLQISYRSLLYKLSEAGMPEVPPRPLRIPGLVKKTSERTLKPALSSRSRIY; encoded by the coding sequence TTGATTCACCATGCTGAATCCGTTGCTGCTCTGAACCTGCCGCCACTCGACATCATCTTCGGGAGGACTGCAGCCATGCAGGCCGTCCGAAATAAATTGGAACGGGTCGCAGAGACTGATGTCCCTGTCCTGATCCAGGGCGAAAGTGGTACAGGCAAAGAGGTTTGCGTTCGTCTGCTGCATGCTCTCTCCAAGCGTGCCAGTGGCTCTCTGGTTAAGGTAAGTTGTCCCGCGATTCCCCATTCACTGCTTGAAACCGAGCTGTTCGGATACGAAAAAGGCGCCTTTACCGGTGCCATGTCGACCAAACAGGGCCGGGTGGAACAGGCACACATGGGAACGCTGTTCCTCGACGAAGTTGGAAGCCTTGATCTCGCCGTTCAGGCCAAGCTCCTGCAAGTTCTTCAGGATGGGACGTTTACGCGGGTTGGGGGACATGATCCGCGCTCCATTACAACCCGGCTGGTCTCGGCTGCCAACTGCGATCTTCGCAATCAGGTAGAAGATGGGACATTCCGCCTCGACTTTCTCTTTAGAATCAATGCAGTAACGATCAACCTTCCGCCTCTGCGGCAACGCATTGCCGATCTGCCTGTTCTCATCGACTACTTTATCGAGCACTATGCAAAAGTTTTCCACCACGCACCGGAATTGCTCTCCAAGAGTGCCGTGCGATTGATGCAGAACTATCACTGGCCGGGAAATATCCGTCAGCTCGAGAACCTTATTCGGAGTTATGTCCTGATCGGGAGCGAAGATGCCCTGGTTGCAGAGCTGATGCCGGAGACTCCGCGCAGTGGAATCACTACGGAGATCGATCTGAGCGAACCGATATCGCTCAAGAACATTACCAAGAAGGCGACCCAAGACCTGGAGCGGCAGATCATCCTGAAGGTCTTGCAGGAGAACAGTTGGAACCGTCAAAAGACAGCTAAGTGGTTGCAAATCAGCTATCGGTCGCTGCTCTACAAGTTGAGCGAGGCGGGAATGCCGGAGGTTCCACCACGTCCGCTGCGGATTCCGGGGCTGGTGAAGAAGACCTCGGAGAGAACGCTGAAGCCGGCGCTTTCGTCTCGAAGCAGAATTTATTAA
- a CDS encoding DUF5700 domain-containing putative Zn-dependent protease gives MLRIQLVRTVLVCVAVASAAPGYAMTHVDATQAQAMLKLLRQCSVGSASAQTIDRVIAMPGTQLIIGQQNISRRIIKAQYRDVLIAACKGAIARIEPSEAGARAEKGVQGLTEDVAPSLIWARQHVDLLQKRLEEAEANQRFDGVIPLAQKNLPEPVELSPKLYFVMGGRAGAAASEQGIYIDLLDDLWRSKDHSDPMTQQEMVEFFAHETHHVGYGRILDKKREQLHLQAGQVQAWNFLVDVLMEGSATLLINAHGSWEELEGQRHIQADLARLPKLLPESQQILQQLLDGKLSEQEYQAALSDFFNEGYHATGAKLLYVIEEVRGKAGVLAVMDDPRSLLTVYNQCAETRQESFRFTPELAKKLETMGKDR, from the coding sequence ATGCTGCGAATTCAGCTGGTGAGAACGGTGCTGGTTTGCGTTGCCGTTGCGAGTGCCGCCCCCGGCTACGCAATGACTCATGTGGATGCCACACAGGCTCAGGCAATGCTCAAACTTTTGCGGCAATGCAGCGTAGGGTCCGCGTCAGCACAGACTATCGACCGGGTGATCGCGATGCCGGGTACGCAGCTCATCATTGGCCAGCAGAATATCTCCCGCCGCATTATAAAGGCACAGTACAGAGATGTTCTTATCGCCGCGTGCAAAGGTGCAATTGCGCGCATAGAGCCGTCTGAAGCAGGAGCGAGAGCAGAGAAGGGCGTACAAGGATTGACCGAGGACGTGGCCCCATCCCTGATCTGGGCAAGGCAGCACGTTGATCTTTTGCAAAAAAGATTAGAGGAGGCAGAAGCCAACCAGCGGTTCGACGGAGTGATTCCCCTTGCCCAGAAGAATCTGCCAGAGCCAGTAGAGCTGTCGCCGAAGTTGTACTTCGTCATGGGCGGGCGTGCAGGTGCGGCGGCCTCCGAACAAGGGATTTATATCGATCTGCTCGACGATCTCTGGAGGTCGAAGGACCACTCCGACCCGATGACGCAGCAGGAGATGGTGGAGTTCTTCGCCCACGAGACGCATCACGTCGGCTATGGCCGTATTCTCGATAAAAAGCGCGAGCAGCTCCATCTACAAGCCGGACAGGTACAGGCATGGAATTTTCTTGTGGATGTATTGATGGAGGGAAGTGCGACACTGCTGATCAACGCGCACGGAAGCTGGGAGGAGCTGGAAGGCCAACGGCACATTCAGGCTGATCTGGCGCGGCTGCCAAAGCTGCTGCCGGAGTCGCAGCAGATCTTGCAGCAGTTGCTGGATGGAAAGCTGTCAGAGCAGGAGTATCAGGCGGCGCTGTCAGATTTCTTTAACGAGGGATATCACGCTACCGGCGCAAAGCTGCTGTATGTGATCGAAGAAGTGCGCGGCAAGGCGGGTGTTCTCGCCGTGATGGACGATCCCCGGAGCCTGCTTACCGTGTACAACCAGTGCGCGGAGACGCGGCAGGAATCATTCCGATTCACCCCTGAGTTAGCGAAGAAGCTGGAGACGATGGGGAAAGATCGCTGA
- a CDS encoding CpsD/CapB family tyrosine-protein kinase — translation MSRIYEALQKAESERSQEDRTRTPRTPEQVANPAPSVNFEPLPQTAVVEAEYESAIPAPARPRPAAPTAAAVMQEPLDLNKIERRPWSPVFARLPALLHRGPAVEQFRSLRSRIFELRDLGPLKTILISSGLPQEGKSFVSVNLAFSLARHKNSKVLLIDGDMRRYTMHQILGCESQPGLADYLAGKASLVEVMQRPQEMPSTDSVKQPALPNLTFIAGGNGGDRAADLSGSPRFGDLIRQASPYFDWIIVDSSPVLPVSDAVNLARSCDGVLLVARGGVTKFPIAQRAQSELKAAKVLGFVLNAVHEAPQVGSYYGYDSTNE, via the coding sequence ATGAGTCGCATTTACGAAGCACTCCAAAAAGCAGAGTCCGAGCGCTCCCAGGAAGATCGCACCCGCACGCCGCGCACTCCGGAGCAAGTGGCAAATCCGGCGCCTTCGGTCAACTTCGAGCCGCTCCCGCAGACTGCTGTCGTCGAAGCAGAGTATGAGTCAGCCATCCCCGCGCCTGCGCGTCCTCGCCCGGCTGCTCCGACTGCCGCAGCCGTCATGCAAGAGCCGCTCGACCTCAATAAGATCGAACGTCGCCCCTGGAGCCCGGTCTTTGCCCGGCTTCCGGCACTTTTGCATCGCGGCCCTGCCGTCGAGCAGTTTCGCAGCCTGCGCTCGCGTATCTTCGAGCTACGCGACCTCGGCCCGCTCAAGACGATCCTCATCAGCAGCGGTCTGCCCCAGGAGGGCAAGAGCTTCGTCTCCGTTAACCTGGCCTTCAGCCTCGCGCGTCACAAAAACAGCAAGGTTCTGCTGATCGACGGCGACATGCGCCGCTATACGATGCACCAAATTCTCGGTTGCGAATCGCAGCCCGGTTTGGCCGACTATCTAGCTGGGAAGGCCAGTCTCGTCGAAGTAATGCAGCGCCCACAGGAGATGCCGTCCACCGACTCCGTCAAGCAGCCCGCACTGCCCAACCTTACCTTTATCGCTGGGGGCAATGGCGGAGACAGGGCTGCGGACCTCTCCGGCAGTCCGCGCTTTGGCGATCTTATTCGCCAGGCATCTCCCTACTTCGACTGGATCATCGTCGACTCGTCGCCGGTTCTGCCGGTCTCGGACGCAGTCAATCTCGCTCGCTCTTGCGATGGCGTCCTGCTGGTCGCCCGTGGTGGAGTCACCAAGTTCCCCATTGCACAACGAGCGCAAAGTGAGCTGAAGGCCGCGAAGGTCCTCGGTTTTGTGCTCAACGCGGTGCATGAGGCTCCACAGGTCGGCAGCTACTATGGCTACGATTCCACTAACGAGTGA
- a CDS encoding sugar phosphate isomerase/epimerase family protein has translation MRRRDFLGLAAGAALAGASGVAEATPAARGTPVRVGRTMELGLVISPFHGPEETIKRVHDLGLTTCFLSLDGYIGKFTPELATEMRGLLDRYGLRATTVEVVGPGKLVWDFMQGPSTIGIVPRATRAVRMDALRQVSDFAKLLGVGQVQTHCGFIPEDPADPLYAEAVVAIREVAKHCAGNGQDFLMETGQETPTTMSRMLRDVALPNLGVGLDTANLILYGKANPVDAVDILGPHVKSIHAKDGRWPTDPNKLGEEVLIGTGLVDFHKVFAKLHHLGYNGAVTIERETSGPQQIADVREEKTYLEKILADVIG, from the coding sequence ATGCGACGGAGAGATTTTCTGGGTTTAGCGGCTGGGGCTGCACTGGCAGGTGCATCTGGGGTGGCCGAGGCGACGCCTGCGGCGAGGGGAACTCCGGTGCGGGTGGGCAGAACGATGGAACTGGGGCTGGTGATCTCGCCGTTTCACGGGCCAGAGGAGACGATCAAGCGGGTGCATGACCTGGGCCTGACGACCTGCTTTCTTTCACTCGATGGCTATATTGGAAAATTCACGCCTGAGCTGGCGACCGAGATGCGCGGTCTGCTGGACCGCTATGGCCTGAGAGCGACGACAGTGGAGGTCGTGGGGCCGGGCAAGCTGGTGTGGGATTTCATGCAGGGACCGTCGACCATTGGGATAGTTCCGCGAGCCACGCGTGCAGTGCGGATGGACGCGCTGCGCCAGGTCTCAGACTTTGCAAAGCTGCTGGGCGTGGGACAGGTGCAGACGCACTGTGGATTCATCCCCGAAGACCCTGCCGACCCGCTCTATGCGGAGGCAGTCGTTGCGATTCGCGAGGTAGCAAAGCACTGCGCTGGCAATGGTCAGGACTTCCTGATGGAGACCGGGCAGGAGACGCCGACGACAATGTCGCGGATGCTGCGCGATGTGGCGCTGCCAAATCTCGGCGTCGGGCTCGATACGGCCAACCTGATTCTCTATGGCAAGGCGAATCCAGTCGATGCGGTCGACATTCTGGGGCCGCATGTGAAGAGCATCCATGCCAAGGATGGCCGATGGCCGACTGATCCCAACAAGCTCGGCGAAGAGGTGCTGATTGGTACAGGACTGGTGGACTTTCATAAGGTGTTCGCCAAGCTGCACCACTTGGGCTACAACGGCGCTGTGACGATTGAGCGCGAAACCTCGGGTCCACAACAGATTGCAGATGTACGCGAGGAAAAGACGTATTTAGAGAAGATTCTGGCTGATGTGATTGGCTGA